One window of Herpetosiphon gulosus genomic DNA carries:
- a CDS encoding HNH endonuclease codes for MSYQVFDNGDDEEYFSWMERNLAGFILNVERVSKSLPVVLHCSNCGHIRRGLTEGAFTGRDQIKIAALEVDELVKWRNKHRPDTTIKYCSDCKPPKSALEQFLFYPDELDSHVELDSQAKFWEGAKVQVLVNQYERDALARQRCIARYGTRCLVCDCDFVERYGPIGEGFIHVHHITPLASINAGYQVDPINDLQPVCPNCHAMLHRGKDQPLTIEELRTMLNR; via the coding sequence ATGAGTTATCAAGTTTTTGACAATGGTGATGATGAAGAATATTTTAGTTGGATGGAGCGAAATTTAGCTGGCTTTATTTTGAATGTTGAGCGCGTTTCTAAATCATTGCCTGTAGTCTTGCATTGCTCAAATTGTGGTCATATACGGCGCGGATTGACTGAGGGCGCATTTACTGGCCGCGACCAGATTAAAATTGCTGCGCTTGAGGTTGATGAATTGGTGAAATGGCGCAACAAGCATCGCCCAGATACTACCATTAAATACTGTAGTGACTGTAAGCCACCAAAATCTGCCCTTGAGCAATTCCTATTTTATCCTGATGAGCTTGATTCGCACGTTGAGCTTGATTCACAAGCCAAGTTTTGGGAAGGCGCTAAAGTACAAGTTTTGGTCAATCAATATGAACGTGATGCACTGGCTCGCCAACGCTGTATTGCCCGCTATGGCACACGTTGTTTGGTGTGTGATTGTGATTTTGTCGAGCGTTATGGGCCAATCGGCGAAGGCTTTATTCATGTGCATCATATCACGCCATTGGCCTCAATTAATGCAGGTTATCAGGTTGACCCGATTAACGATCTCCAGCCCGTTTGTCCAAATTGCCATGCCATGTTGCATCGTGGTAAAGATCAACCTCTAACTATCGAAGAATTGCGCACCATGCTCAACCGTTAA
- a CDS encoding GNAT family N-acetyltransferase translates to MHFIQRAFRPDHDQQAMLALASANPDQHLRSIDLPYRLSSWALDDPANLAIWQTETGQIVGWAALQVPFWMIDLVWHPAALPSLYRAMLEWADQRAQSLIGTHQARPAWFVSVFEQQHRLRQLLAAQGFADQSAVEQDPWSKYVFRRGNQAPSPTTLPAGISIRPLAGMAEIAAYTNLHRAVFESTSMTESWRANTLKQPSYRAELDLVAVDQIGALVGFCIGWFNQQGFGGRPSGQIEPLGVRADLRQQGIAQALLAENFRRLLALGAEQIFVETDNYRGAAFNLYETVGFAIHAHGLVYRKNYSA, encoded by the coding sequence ATGCACTTCATTCAGCGGGCTTTTCGCCCCGACCACGATCAACAGGCAATGCTCGCCCTAGCTAGCGCCAACCCCGATCAGCACCTGCGCAGCATCGATCTGCCCTATCGGCTGAGTTCGTGGGCACTCGATGACCCTGCCAATCTCGCCATTTGGCAAACCGAAACAGGCCAAATCGTCGGTTGGGCTGCGTTGCAAGTACCATTTTGGATGATCGATTTGGTTTGGCATCCAGCTGCACTGCCCAGTTTGTATCGTGCAATGTTGGAATGGGCCGATCAACGAGCACAATCATTAATTGGCACACATCAGGCCCGACCAGCTTGGTTTGTTAGTGTTTTTGAGCAACAGCATAGATTACGGCAATTACTGGCAGCCCAAGGGTTTGCTGATCAAAGTGCCGTTGAGCAAGATCCTTGGTCGAAATATGTGTTTCGGCGGGGCAACCAAGCCCCAAGCCCAACCACACTTCCTGCAGGCATTAGTATTCGTCCACTTGCAGGAATGGCTGAAATTGCTGCCTATACCAATTTGCATCGGGCTGTTTTTGAAAGCACCAGTATGACCGAAAGCTGGCGAGCCAATACGCTCAAACAACCAAGCTATCGCGCCGAATTAGATTTAGTGGCTGTTGATCAAATTGGCGCGTTGGTTGGTTTTTGCATCGGCTGGTTCAATCAACAAGGCTTTGGCGGACGGCCCAGTGGCCAAATCGAGCCGCTTGGTGTGCGAGCCGATTTACGTCAGCAGGGCATTGCCCAAGCCTTACTTGCTGAAAACTTCCGCCGCCTGCTAGCCCTCGGAGCCGAACAGATCTTCGTCGAAACTGATAATTATCGCGGAGCAGCGTTTAATTTGTATGAAACAGTTGGTTTTGCAATTCATGCTCATGGCTTGGTATATCGCAAAAATTACTCGGCATAA